The DNA region GTGGAGGACGACGTGCCCGACCTCGGCCCGGAGGGGCGTGCCCTCCCACACGGCGGCGGCCGCGGCCACGACCACGTCGGCGTCGTCGTACCAGGCGGCGGCCAGGCGGCGGTAGCGGCGGTGGGCGGCGACGACGAAGGCCGCGCGCTCGCCGCACCGGGCCAGGGCGGCGAGGGCCCGCTCGTCGGCGGCGGCGAGGTCGGCGAACGTGGCCGCCAGCGCGGCCTCGGCCGCCCCGCCGGGCGCGATCCCGAGCCCTCGCCCGTCGCCCCCGGCGAGCGCCGCGCGCACGAGCGCCCCCCGCCGCACGGGGGTGAGCGGGCGCCGCCCGGCCGCCACCAGCCGGGGGGCGCCGAGCAGGGCGGCCACCTCGGGGAGGGAGACGGCCCGGACGCCGACGGACCCGCCCGGCCGGGCGGCGAGCGCCCGCCGCAGGGAGAGCCCGGCCAGCGCCGACGGCACGACGACGGTGACCGGCGCCAGCGGATCGCCGGCCTTCACCTCCTCGACCACGGCGTGGACGACGGCCCTGGCCGGGGCGCCGAAGGGCACGACGTGGAGGCGGCCGGCGGCCGGCGCCGCCGGTGGTCCGGCCACCTCCGCCACCTCGTCGACCGCCGCAGTCACCATGCCCGGCACCCTACCGAGGGGGTGTGACAGCCTCCGGGACCGTCCCCTGGACGGCCGGAGCGCCGCCCTACGCTCGGCCCGTGCCCCGCCGCACCGTCGCCCTCGCCGCCGCGCTCGTGGTCGCCGCCGGCGCCCTGGGCAGCTGCTCGAGCCGAGGGGACGAGCGGTCGTTCTGCGAGCGGCTGCGGTCGTCCGAGCCCGTCGACGCCGTCCTCGACCGGTTCGACCCCGACGACCCGGCCGGCAGCGCGGCCGCCTTCCGGGACGCCGCCGAGGAGCTCGACGGGCTGGCCGGCGACGCCCCCGGCGAGGTGGAGGACGAGGTCGAGGAGCTGGCCGAGGCCGTCGGCGAGGTGGCCGACGACCTGGCCGAGGTGCCGCGGGACGACCGGACCGGGGCGCTGGCCGTGCTCGCCGGGCTCGGCGACCGTCGCGACGAGCTCCAGGCGGCCGGCGAGCAGGTGGCCGGCTACGCGTCCCGCGAGTGCGGGGTCACCCTGGCCGGCGAGCCGACGACGGCGGCGACGGCGGCGACGGCACCGACCACGGCCGCGCCGACGACGGCCGCGCCGACGACGGCGGCGCCGACGTCGACGACGGCCGGGGGGTGAGGCGGGTCAGGCGGCGGTGACCCGGTCCATCTGGCCGCGACGGACGATGACGCGGTCGATGATCCCGTAGTCCTTGGCCTGCTCGGCGGTGAACCAGCGGTCCCGGTCGGAGTCGGCCTCGACCTGGTCGACGTCCTGGCCGGTGTGGTAGGCGATCCGCTCGGCCATCAGCCGCTTGATGTAGATGAGCTGCTCGGCCTGGATGGCGATGTCCGACGCCTGGCCCTGGATGCCGCCGGAGGGCTGGTGCATCATGATCCGGGCGTGCGGGAGGGCGAAGCGCTTGCCCTTGGCCCCGGCGCACAGCAGGAACTGGCCCATCGAGGCGGCGAGGCCCATGCAGATCGTGCCGATGTCCGGGCTGACGAACTGCATCGTGTCGTAGATCGCCATGCCGGCGGTGACCGACCCGCCCGGCGAGTTGACGTAGAGCCAGATGTCCCGGTCCGCGTCCTCGCTCTCCAGGTACAGGAGCTGGGCGGTGATGAGGTTGGCGACGTTGTCGTTGACGTCGGTGCCGAGGAAGATGATGCGGTTCCGCAGGAGGCGGTTGAAGACGTCCTGGCTCGGGTCCATGACCGCCATCTGCGCCGTGGGGACGAACCGGGCGAGGTCGGGGTGCTCCATGGGTGCGAAGGCTACCGGTCGGCCGGGCCGGGCGGTCCGTGCCGCGTACGCTGGCGGCCGCCGGCCGAGCGGGCGTGGCGGAACTGGTAGACGCGCCGGGTTTAGGTCCCGGTCCCCTCGGGGGTGGAGGTTCGAGTCCTCTCGCCCGCACCCGAACCGTGCATCTTCCGAGCTGGGGACGCGCCGTCACGCCACCGTTGCTTCACGTCCGGTCCACCTGGGTTGGCGTACGAGAGAACCCGGCTGACGTACTCCAGCCAAGGCAGGACGCGATCGGCCGACGGCCCAGCTTGGCCACTGGTCGACGTCGCTTCCCGGAGATGGACAGCCCGCGCAACAATGAGATGGCGCGTCGGGGTGTCCCCGGCAGCGTCCGCAGCGCTACGGCACAATATTCTGCAACACTTGGAAGGGTGGCCGGCGCCGATACCAGCTGGTCTGCCTTCGAACAGCACGTCGCGAGTCTCTACCGAGAGACCGGCGCGGACGCGTTCGTGGACTATCCGCTGTCGGGCAGCCAGATCGACGTCTTCGCCATTGAGCGCACCCCATCGGGCACCGCCATACATCTGGCGGTCGAATGTCGTTCGGGTAGCCAAATCGTTGGGGTCAACGATGTTGCAGCGTTCGCCGTCCTCGTCGAGGGCTTCCGCCGGCAGAACGAAGCCGATGTCGGTGTCATTGTCGCGGAGAGTGGCTTCTCGCGCGCCGCTCAGCAAAAGGCAGTGGCCGCCGGCATCCGCCTGGTCACCCTGGACCAGCTCGAACGTCGAGCGGTCGGCGATACTGGTCTGCCGTCGGCTGCTCGTCTGGCGATCCTGACCGCTCGCCAGCTTCGTCAGCAGTTCCTGTCGACGGTCCGCTCGGCCGAGCCGCTGACGACCTTCGACGTGGATGACCTGTTGTTGCAAGTTACCAAGGTGCTGGAGCAACTGCAGGAGGCGATCGAGACCACCCAGCAGCTGCCCACAGCGGCACCGGGCGTTCGCCGCGCCGTCAGTACGCTGCTGAGGGTGGAGGACGAGGCTGAGCGCTGCTTTGACGCAGCCCGGCAGCTCCGGAGCACCACTCAGCGATTCGACGAAGCGGAGCATTCGAGCGCACCAGTGCTCAGTGAGCTTGACCACACGGCCGCAACGGCGTTTCGTATTCGAGAAGTCGAGCAGGCTCGTGCGCATTTGGCTTACCGCTTGCGAAGGCTCGAGGAGACCTCGTACCGCGCCGTGGCGACGGGGTGATTCTCCCTCCCTCGAGGACGGTCGTCGTTCGCACGGGCTGACGGATGCGGATGTCATTGGTGGTTGCCAACTGCGTGGAACGAGTCGCCGGCGACCTCGTGAACAGGGTTGCCGCGGCATGACTCGACCCCCCTCGATGGCGCGCAATCCCTGAGAACCTCGCTCATCACGACACGCCGGCCGCTATAGCTCGCGAACCGGCGCAGCGCCGGCGCTACAGGGTCATGACGTAGCGCTCGGCCTGGAACGCCTCGGCCGCGGCGACGCCGGCCTCGTCGCCCCGCACCGCGGCCCTGGCCCGCACGGCCGCCGTGCGCACCCGGCCGGCCTCGACCTGGCTGGCGTGGCAGCCGAGGAGGTCGAGCTTGGCCTCGAGCACGGCGCTCACGTCCACGTAGTGGGTGGGCGAGAACGCCCTCGTCGTCGTCAGCGTCTCGTAGAGCAGCACCTTCGGGACGCGCCGGGAGCAGGACAGGACGGCGGCCGACGTCGCCCGGTGGTCCTGGTGGGTGTCCCAGGGCCCGTGCCCGTAGACGAGCTCGGGCCGGACCTCGGCGAGCACCTGCTCGACGAGCGAGATGGCCCGGCGGTCGGGCGGGACGGCCCCGTCGGGGAAGCGGCCCCAGTGGAGGCGGGCGGCGCCCAGGCGCTCGACCGCCCGCTCCTGCTCGGCGCGCCGCACGGCCCGGCCGCCGTCGCCCAGCTCGCCGACGGTCATGACCAGCAGGTGGACCTCGTCGCCCCTCGCCGCGTGGCGCAGGAGCGCCCCGCCGCACCCGAGCTCGACGTCGTCGGGGTGGGCGCCGATGGCGAGGACGCGCACGGCGGGATCGTAGCCAAGGGGGAGGGGACACCTCACCAGAACCAGGACGAACCGAGCAACTCGGTCGGGGGTGCACTACGTTCGCCGCATGCGGCGCGTGGCGGGCACCATCGACCTCCTGACCAGGGACGAGCGGCCCTGGCCGAGCTCCGGGGCGCTCGCCGCCCGCGGCCAGGCCTTCCTGGCCGCCTGCGACCCGCCCGGCGTGCGGGCCGTCGTCGACGACCCGGCCCCGTGGCGGTCGCCCGAGGCGCTGTGGGCCGCGCTCGACGGGTGCACGCCGCTCGGGCGCCTCGCCGAGTACGGCCGGGACCCGGCCCGCAACCGGCTCCCCGACGGGCGCGTCCAGTCCCAGGGCGAGCACACGGTCGCCCTCGTCGAGGGCCTGCACGCCCTCCGTCGCGGCGACCTGGCCTGGTTCTCGGCCAGGGCGTCCGGCCCGCTCGGCGCCGCCGGCACGGCGCTGCTGGCCGCCGTCGCCCGCTGGGCGCGCGACGCCGAGGAGGCGGTGTTCCGGGCGACCCTGCTCGCCGGCGCCTTCCACGACTGCGGGAAGCTCGTCGGCGACGTGCCGGGCGTGGACGCGGAGAACGGCGTCGTCCTCTACGACCGGCTGATGGCCGACGCCGGCGTAGGAGGCCCGTACGCCACCCTCGGCTCCGTGCTCGTGCGCTTCCACGACCTGGTCCGCCACCACGCCGCGCCCGGGATGCTGGCCTTCCTGACCAACGCGGCGGCCGAGGCGTCGGCCGGGCCCGGGTGCGCCCACGCGCTCGCCGCCGTCCAGGCCGCCGGGCGGGCCAGCATCGGCGTGCGCCGCCTCGGGGCCGACACGCTGGAGGCGATGGCCGACCTGGTGGGCCGGTGGCCGTCGCCGCCGCCGCCCCCGGTGCGCCTCACGATCGTCCACACGGGCTGCGGCACGGCGACCCTGGCCCATCCGTTCCACACGCTCGTGGTCGACCACGTCGTCACCGTCGACGAGCCGGCCGGGCCGGTGACCCTGCTCAACGGCACCGCCTGCGGCTTCGCCGCCTGAGCCGTGGGCGACGGCCGGCGGGCGGTCGGCGTCGTGCTGGCCGGTGGCGCGGGCACGAGGATGGGCTCGAGGGTCCCGAAGCCGCTGGTCCTCCTGCACGGCCGGCCGCTCGTCGGCCACGTCGTCGCCGCGCTCGGCCAGGTGGTGGACGAGGTGGTCGTGGTGACCGGCGCCGACGGCGCCTGGTCGGGCTGGCGGGGGCCGGGCGGCACCCGGCTCGTGACCCAGGCGGCCCCGACGGGCAACGGCGACGCCCTCCGCCTCGGCCTGGCCGCGGTGGCCGACGCCGCCACCGACGTGGTCGTCGCCCTGGCCGACACGCCGCTGCTGCGGGCGGCGACGTTCTCGGCGGTGCTCGCCGCGTCCCGGCCGTCGGCGCTGGCCGTGCTGACCGCCGCCCGCCCGGGCCCTGGCGCCTACGGGCCGGTCGTGCGGGACGGCGCCGGCCGCGTGGTCGGGTTCGCCGAGCCGAACGGCGACGACGGGGAGGTCAACGCGTCCGTGTACGCGGCGGCCCACGACGTGCTGGCCGCGCTGGTCGGCGACCTTCCGCCCGGGCGGGCGGGCGGCGAGTGCCTCGTCACCGGCGTGGTCCCCGCCGCCCACCGGGCCGGCGTCGAGGTCGCGGACGTCCGCTGCGACCCGGCCGGCGACGCCCTCGGCGTGAACACGCCGGGCGAGCTGGCCGTCGCCGCGGCCGCCCTCAGGCGGCGGGCGTCTGTTGGTGGAACGCCATGCGCCAGCCCTGCTCGCCGTCCCTGACGTAGGCGGACGACACGTAGAGGTCGGCGGCGGCCTCGTCGCCCTCCCGCCGGGCCGAGGCCCGGTAGGTGAGCAGCGCGGCGTGCTCGCCGAGGGGGACGACCAGGGAGCCGGACAGGTGCACGTCGGTCCACGGGGCCGTCGTCCCGTCGATGGCCGCCGCGCACGCGGGCAGGTCGATCGGGCCGGTCGGCCCGAACACGAACACGGCGTCGGGCGTGCACCGCCGGCGGTAGAAGTCGCCCCACCCCGCGGCGCTGGCGTCCCAGAAGCGGTGCTCGAGGTCGAGCAGGTCGTCGGCGACCGCCATCTACCGGCGGACCCGCACGACCAGGTGGTGGAACCCGGCGATGCCGCCGAACAGCGCGGACACGTCGACCACGGTGACGGTCTGGAGGTCGTCGGGGATCAGCGCCGGCACCCGCCCGCCGCCGCCGAGCTTGGCGATGGCGTCGGCGAAGGCCTCGTCGAAGGAGAGGTTGGGCGACATGCCGACGGCCTCGTCCTCGACCGCCTCCTCGGCCGGCGCCGGCGAGGGGGCCAGCCGAGCGGCGGCGCCCGGCTCGACGTCGAACAGGTCCTCGACCGGCACCCGGCGCTCGGGGTCGGCCTCGTCGCCCACCACCACCTCGTCGCGGCGGGTGCCGACCCGGAACACCGCCGCCTCCCGGCGCTGGTCCACGACCCTGGGCCAGGCGCCCGGCCGGGCGCAGCGCAGGACGGTGAACGACGGCGGCTCCACGTCGGTCATGGCCTGCTGGATCTCGACGTCGAAGCCCGGGGTCGGGAGCTCGACGGCGACGGCGACCACGAGGTGCTCCCCCACCTGGAGCGCCCTGATCTCGGTGGTCCTGGCCGGTTGGCACTCACGCATGGCCCCAGCCTCCCTCACCGCCACCGGCGGCGCACGAGCCAGCGGTACCGCCTCGCCGACTCGAACGCCGCCTCGGCGGCCAGCTGGCCGACGCTGGTGGCGAGCGTCGGGTAGACGTGGACGAGGGCGGCGACGTCGGCCAGCCGCATCCCCTTGCGGACGGCGAGCGCCAGCTCGTGGACGACCTCGCCGGCGGCCGGCGCCAGCACGTGCGCGCCGACGACCCGCCCCTTCGCGGTGACGACGACGACCGCGCCCTCCGTGTGGCCCTCGGCCCTGGCCCGGTCGGAGTGGGACAGCGCCAGGCGCCGGACGTCGACATGGCGGTCGCCGTGGCGCTCCCTGGCCTCGGCCGACGTGAGGCCGGCGTGGGCCAGCTCCGGGTCGGTGAACGTGCACCACGGCACGAGGTCGCCGACCTTGCCCTTCCCCGGGAAGAACATGTCGCGCACGGCCCGCACCGCCTCGTAGCCGGCGGCGTGGGTGAACAGGAACCGCCCGGCCACGTCGCCGGCCGCGTAGAGCCAGGGCAGGTTCGTGCGCATCCGCTCGTCGACCAGCACGCCCCTCGCGCCCGTGGCGACGCCGAGGTCGTCGAGGCCGAGCCCCTCGACGTTGGGCGACCGGCCCACGGCCAGGAAGAGCTCCTCCGCCGACCACGTCGCCTCCCGACCGCCCTCCGTCCCGTGCACGACCTTGCGACCGCCCTCGACGGTCACGGCCCGCACGTCGACGCCGAGGCGCAGGTCGACCCCCTCGCCGGTCAGCACGTCGGCGAGCGCCCGCACCAGCTCGGGCTCGTCCCTCGGCAGGATGCCAGGCCCCCGCTGGAGGACGGTCGTGCGCACGCCGAGGCGGTTGAGGCCCTGGGCCAGCTCGACGGCGATCGGCCCGCCGCCGATCATCACGAGGCCGGCCGGCGCCCGGTCCAGCTCGAACACGGTCTCGCTCGTGAGGTAGCCGGCCGCGGCCAGGCCGTCGACCGGCGGCTCGGCCGGGCGGCTGCCGGTGCACAGCAGCACGAAGCGGGCCCCGAGCCGGCGGCCGTCCACGTCGACGCGGTTGGGGCCCGCCAGGCGGGCCGTCCCCCGCACCACGTCGACGCCG from Acidimicrobiales bacterium includes:
- a CDS encoding ATP-dependent Clp protease proteolytic subunit, with protein sequence MAVMDPSQDVFNRLLRNRIIFLGTDVNDNVANLITAQLLYLESEDADRDIWLYVNSPGGSVTAGMAIYDTMQFVSPDIGTICMGLAASMGQFLLCAGAKGKRFALPHARIMMHQPSGGIQGQASDIAIQAEQLIYIKRLMAERIAYHTGQDVDQVEADSDRDRWFTAEQAKDYGIIDRVIVRRGQMDRVTAA
- a CDS encoding PIG-L deacetylase family protein; its protein translation is MRVLAIGAHPDDVELGCGGALLRHAARGDEVHLLVMTVGELGDGGRAVRRAEQERAVERLGAARLHWGRFPDGAVPPDRRAISLVEQVLAEVRPELVYGHGPWDTHQDHRATSAAVLSCSRRVPKVLLYETLTTTRAFSPTHYVDVSAVLEAKLDLLGCHASQVEAGRVRTAAVRARAAVRGDEAGVAAAEAFQAERYVMTL
- a CDS encoding restriction endonuclease — its product is MAGADTSWSAFEQHVASLYRETGADAFVDYPLSGSQIDVFAIERTPSGTAIHLAVECRSGSQIVGVNDVAAFAVLVEGFRRQNEADVGVIVAESGFSRAAQQKAVAAGIRLVTLDQLERRAVGDTGLPSAARLAILTARQLRQQFLSTVRSAEPLTTFDVDDLLLQVTKVLEQLQEAIETTQQLPTAAPGVRRAVSTLLRVEDEAERCFDAARQLRSTTQRFDEAEHSSAPVLSELDHTAATAFRIREVEQARAHLAYRLRRLEETSYRAVATG
- a CDS encoding FAD-dependent oxidoreductase, whose product is MADRYDLVIVGMGSGGMVAAEFAATLGVRVAVVERGRVGGDCLWTGCVPSKALLASAKAAHTMRTADRWGLPSVDPEIDTEAVWKRIRAVQHAIATTDDDPDRFRRLGVDVVRGTARLAGPNRVDVDGRRLGARFVLLCTGSRPAEPPVDGLAAAGYLTSETVFELDRAPAGLVMIGGGPIAVELAQGLNRLGVRTTVLQRGPGILPRDEPELVRALADVLTGEGVDLRLGVDVRAVTVEGGRKVVHGTEGGREATWSAEELFLAVGRSPNVEGLGLDDLGVATGARGVLVDERMRTNLPWLYAAGDVAGRFLFTHAAGYEAVRAVRDMFFPGKGKVGDLVPWCTFTDPELAHAGLTSAEARERHGDRHVDVRRLALSHSDRARAEGHTEGAVVVVTAKGRVVGAHVLAPAAGEVVHELALAVRKGMRLADVAALVHVYPTLATSVGQLAAEAAFESARRYRWLVRRRWR
- a CDS encoding nuclear transport factor 2 family protein, producing the protein MAVADDLLDLEHRFWDASAAGWGDFYRRRCTPDAVFVFGPTGPIDLPACAAAIDGTTAPWTDVHLSGSLVVPLGEHAALLTYRASARREGDEAAADLYVSSAYVRDGEQGWRMAFHQQTPAA
- a CDS encoding NTP transferase domain-containing protein, whose amino-acid sequence is MGDGRRAVGVVLAGGAGTRMGSRVPKPLVLLHGRPLVGHVVAALGQVVDEVVVVTGADGAWSGWRGPGGTRLVTQAAPTGNGDALRLGLAAVADAATDVVVALADTPLLRAATFSAVLAASRPSALAVLTAARPGPGAYGPVVRDGAGRVVGFAEPNGDDGEVNASVYAAAHDVLAALVGDLPPGRAGGECLVTGVVPAAHRAGVEVADVRCDPAGDALGVNTPGELAVAAAALRRRASVGGTPCASPARRP